A single region of the Salvia splendens isolate huo1 chromosome 18, SspV2, whole genome shotgun sequence genome encodes:
- the LOC121776113 gene encoding transcription factor bHLH153-like isoform X1, producing the protein MHLEIQRQRKAGKTTTKAKMMQHKRSLASVNQSSFVNLMPKRLKIDAPLSSKEKKERVSERVSALQQLVSPYGKTDTASVLLDSMEYISFLHEQVKVLSAPYLCSTEVCTFSLGLLELLILFALCDCFGAFLLMQGEEVGGLRAKGLCVVPTCFVLEVGSSNGADIWAPIKTSPPSARRLVSDEGASVVTYS; encoded by the exons ATGCATTTAGAAATACAGAGACAAAGGAAGGCAGGAAAG ACAACTACGAAGGCGAAGATGATGCAGCACAAGAGAAGCCTGGCGTCAGTTAACCAAAGCTCGTTCGTGAACTTGATGCCTAAAAGACTCAAGATTGATGCCCCTCTCTCTTCCAAA GAGAAGAAGGAGAGGGTGAGCGAACGCGTCTCTGCTCTTCAACAGCTCGTCTCGCCATATGGAAAG ACTGATACAGCCTCAGTACTTCTTGATTCAATGGAGTACATAAGCTTCTTGCACGAACAAGTCAAG GTGTTGAGTGCTCCATATCTATGTAGCACAGAGGTATGCACATTCTCCTTAGGCCTTTTGGAGCTCTTGATTTTGTTCGCATTGTGTGATTGTTTTGGTGCGTTTTTACTGATGCAGGGCGAGGAGGTGGGTGGCCTCAGAGCGAAGGGCTTGTGTGTCGTGCCAACGTGTTTCGTTCTTGAAGTTGGAAGCAGCAATGGTGCTGATATATGGGCTCCAATCAAGACCAGCCCCCCTAGTGCAAGAAGGCTGGTGTCGGATGAGGGTGCTTCGGTCGTGACTTACAGCTGA
- the LOC121776113 gene encoding transcription factor bHLH153-like isoform X4, with protein MHLEIQRQRKAGKTTTKAKMMQHKRSLASVNQSSFVNLMPKRLKIDAPLSSKEKKERVSERVSALQQLVSPYGKTDTASVLLDSMEYISFLHEQVKVLSAPYLCSTEGEEVGGLRAKGLCVVPTCFVLEVGSSNGADIWAPIKTSPPSARRLVSDEGASVVTYS; from the exons ATGCATTTAGAAATACAGAGACAAAGGAAGGCAGGAAAG ACAACTACGAAGGCGAAGATGATGCAGCACAAGAGAAGCCTGGCGTCAGTTAACCAAAGCTCGTTCGTGAACTTGATGCCTAAAAGACTCAAGATTGATGCCCCTCTCTCTTCCAAA GAGAAGAAGGAGAGGGTGAGCGAACGCGTCTCTGCTCTTCAACAGCTCGTCTCGCCATATGGAAAG ACTGATACAGCCTCAGTACTTCTTGATTCAATGGAGTACATAAGCTTCTTGCACGAACAAGTCAAG GTGTTGAGTGCTCCATATCTATGTAGCACAGAG GGCGAGGAGGTGGGTGGCCTCAGAGCGAAGGGCTTGTGTGTCGTGCCAACGTGTTTCGTTCTTGAAGTTGGAAGCAGCAATGGTGCTGATATATGGGCTCCAATCAAGACCAGCCCCCCTAGTGCAAGAAGGCTGGTGTCGGATGAGGGTGCTTCGGTCGTGACTTACAGCTGA
- the LOC121776113 gene encoding transcription factor bHLH153-like isoform X3 → MMQHKRSLASVNQSSFVNLMPKRLKIDAPLSSKEKKERVSERVSALQQLVSPYGKTDTASVLLDSMEYISFLHEQVKVLSAPYLCSTEVCTFSLGLLELLILFALCDCFGAFLLMQGEEVGGLRAKGLCVVPTCFVLEVGSSNGADIWAPIKTSPPSARRLVSDEGASVVTYS, encoded by the exons ATGATGCAGCACAAGAGAAGCCTGGCGTCAGTTAACCAAAGCTCGTTCGTGAACTTGATGCCTAAAAGACTCAAGATTGATGCCCCTCTCTCTTCCAAA GAGAAGAAGGAGAGGGTGAGCGAACGCGTCTCTGCTCTTCAACAGCTCGTCTCGCCATATGGAAAG ACTGATACAGCCTCAGTACTTCTTGATTCAATGGAGTACATAAGCTTCTTGCACGAACAAGTCAAG GTGTTGAGTGCTCCATATCTATGTAGCACAGAGGTATGCACATTCTCCTTAGGCCTTTTGGAGCTCTTGATTTTGTTCGCATTGTGTGATTGTTTTGGTGCGTTTTTACTGATGCAGGGCGAGGAGGTGGGTGGCCTCAGAGCGAAGGGCTTGTGTGTCGTGCCAACGTGTTTCGTTCTTGAAGTTGGAAGCAGCAATGGTGCTGATATATGGGCTCCAATCAAGACCAGCCCCCCTAGTGCAAGAAGGCTGGTGTCGGATGAGGGTGCTTCGGTCGTGACTTACAGCTGA
- the LOC121776113 gene encoding transcription factor bHLH153-like isoform X2 — protein sequence MHLEIQRQRKAGKTTTKAKMMQHKRSLASVNQSSFVNLMPKRLKIDAPLSSKEKKERVSERVSALQQLVSPYGKTDTASVLLDSMEYISFLHEQVKVSSLLISLCRVGMKMTSFWPPQVLSAPYLCSTEGEEVGGLRAKGLCVVPTCFVLEVGSSNGADIWAPIKTSPPSARRLVSDEGASVVTYS from the exons ATGCATTTAGAAATACAGAGACAAAGGAAGGCAGGAAAG ACAACTACGAAGGCGAAGATGATGCAGCACAAGAGAAGCCTGGCGTCAGTTAACCAAAGCTCGTTCGTGAACTTGATGCCTAAAAGACTCAAGATTGATGCCCCTCTCTCTTCCAAA GAGAAGAAGGAGAGGGTGAGCGAACGCGTCTCTGCTCTTCAACAGCTCGTCTCGCCATATGGAAAG ACTGATACAGCCTCAGTACTTCTTGATTCAATGGAGTACATAAGCTTCTTGCACGAACAAGTCAAGGTATCGTCTCTCTTGATCTCTTTATGTCGCGTtggaatgaaaatgacgtcgtTTTGGCCTCCACAGGTGTTGAGTGCTCCATATCTATGTAGCACAGAG GGCGAGGAGGTGGGTGGCCTCAGAGCGAAGGGCTTGTGTGTCGTGCCAACGTGTTTCGTTCTTGAAGTTGGAAGCAGCAATGGTGCTGATATATGGGCTCCAATCAAGACCAGCCCCCCTAGTGCAAGAAGGCTGGTGTCGGATGAGGGTGCTTCGGTCGTGACTTACAGCTGA
- the LOC121777679 gene encoding uncharacterized protein LOC121777679, giving the protein MVDDFMVCVDRIIASAACLQESSSSAVERESEAQVSVGGGDGCSFSSVKGKGSLRECKICQEEDEEKDMEAPCACNGTLKFAHRKCIQRWCNKKGDITCEICNQVFSPNYSCPPPRTNADVLAIDIRQAWGPHIDLRDPRLLAFAAAERQFLQSDYDDYAIANSGTLTCFRSVAIVLMMLLLIRQTLMITRDFGVLRESSVFVHYQISVLQLAGFLLPCYVVGRSWYLVQCRRRRQG; this is encoded by the exons ATGGTGGATGATTTCATGGTGTGTGTGGACAGGATAATAGCTTCAGCTGCGTGCCTCCAAGAATCGTCTTCTTCGGCggtggagagagagagtgaggcgCAAGTTAGcgttggcggcggcgatggcTGCAGTTTTAGTAGTGTGAAAGGGAAAGGGAGTTTGCGAGAGTGCAAAATTTGCCAGGAGGAAGATGAGGAGAAGGATATGGAAGCTCCCTGTGCTTGCAATGGAACCCTCAAG TTTGCTCATAGGAAATGCATTCAGAGATGGTGCAACAAGAAAGGGGATATCACTTGTGAAATATGCAATCAG GTATTTTCTCCGAATTATAGCTGTCCGCCTCCAAGAACGAATGCTGATGTCTTGGCTATCGATATCAG ACAAGCTTGGGGTCCTCACATAGATCTTCGAGACCCTCGACTATTGGCTTTTGCAGCAGCTGAGCGCCAGTTTCTGCAGTCAGATTACGATGACTATGCCATAGCCAACAGCGGGACTCTTACCTGTTTCCGATCAGTAGCTATCGTC CTGATGATGCTGTTGCTTATACGTCAAACTCTTATGATCACGAGAGACTTTGGAGTGCTGCGCGAATCATCAGTTTTCGTCCAT TATCAGATTTCGGTTCTTCAGCTTGCTGGTTTTCTTCTCCCGTGCTATGTTGTTGGCCGTTCATGGTACCTTGTACAATGCCGAAGGAGAAGGCAG GGTTGA